The candidate division WOR-3 bacterium genome includes a region encoding these proteins:
- the pyrR gene encoding bifunctional pyr operon transcriptional regulator/uracil phosphoribosyltransferase PyrR produces the protein MKGPRVTAEEVRALVVRLAREISHRNQGVGDLAMVGIKRRGVPLARRLAELVSRGRRTKIPVGAMDITLYRDDLQLVAETPIVRGSEIGFDLNGRTVVLVDDVIFTGRTARAALSELLDFGRPRSIQLAVLIDRGHRELPIQPDFTGRILKTARDDLVDICLVEEDGRDGVYVTRR, from the coding sequence GTGAAGGGGCCGCGAGTTACCGCTGAAGAGGTTCGTGCGCTTGTCGTCCGGCTGGCGCGGGAAATCAGCCACCGGAATCAGGGTGTGGGCGACTTGGCGATGGTCGGCATCAAACGCCGTGGAGTACCGCTGGCACGGCGGCTGGCCGAGCTTGTAAGTCGGGGCCGCAGAACCAAGATACCGGTCGGCGCAATGGACATAACGCTCTATCGGGACGACCTGCAACTGGTAGCCGAGACACCGATTGTGCGCGGATCGGAAATTGGCTTCGACCTGAACGGCCGGACCGTGGTACTGGTGGATGATGTGATTTTTACCGGCCGGACCGCCAGGGCCGCCCTGTCCGAACTGCTGGACTTCGGTCGGCCCCGTTCGATTCAACTCGCAGTGCTGATTGACCGGGGACACCGGGAACTACCGATTCAACCAGATTTTACCGGCCGGATTCTCAAGACTGCACGCGATGACTTGGTTGACATCTGCCTCGTCGAAGAAGATGGACGGGACGGGGTTTACGTCACGCGAAGGTGA
- a CDS encoding aspartate carbamoyltransferase catalytic subunit, whose product MSPSRRKPQDSVRTKQAVTKVTKFQCREAGNQSPMPERMRHLLGIEQLDQRQIIAILEQAESFLGVLKRPIPVVPALRGKTIVNLFFEPSTRTATSFALAANRLSAQCVNFSHGTSAVRKGETLLDTAKNLEAMRVDGVVVRHSMPGAPHFLARRLKTFVVNAGDGCHEHPTQALLDAFTLRQRLGDLAGKKVLLVGDIAHSRVARSNILCFARLGCRVAVCGPPTMMPRYVEQLGCEVFYQLDRILFEVDVVNMLRVQTERISSSAFPSVREYRMLYGLTRERLAKLDQNVVITHPGPVNWGVEMDFEVSELPQALILHQVTNGVAVRMAVLYLLAGGGTVAE is encoded by the coding sequence GTGAGCCCAAGTAGAAGGAAGCCGCAAGACAGCGTCCGGACTAAGCAGGCAGTCACCAAGGTAACGAAGTTCCAGTGCCGGGAAGCCGGCAACCAGTCCCCCATGCCGGAACGGATGCGGCATCTTCTGGGAATCGAACAACTTGACCAACGGCAGATAATTGCGATTCTTGAGCAGGCCGAAAGTTTCCTTGGAGTGCTCAAACGCCCGATTCCAGTGGTGCCGGCGTTGCGGGGCAAGACGATCGTCAATCTATTCTTCGAACCTTCAACCAGAACCGCTACGTCGTTTGCACTGGCTGCGAATCGGCTAAGTGCTCAGTGCGTGAATTTCTCGCACGGGACCTCGGCGGTAAGGAAGGGCGAGACGCTGCTCGACACCGCCAAGAACCTTGAGGCAATGCGGGTAGATGGCGTGGTGGTTAGACACTCGATGCCGGGCGCACCACACTTCCTCGCGCGGCGGCTGAAGACGTTTGTGGTGAACGCGGGTGACGGGTGTCATGAACATCCGACCCAGGCGCTGCTAGACGCCTTCACTCTGAGGCAGCGGCTCGGGGACCTCGCAGGAAAAAAAGTGCTTCTAGTTGGTGATATTGCGCACTCACGCGTTGCTCGGTCGAACATCCTGTGCTTTGCGCGGCTCGGGTGCCGGGTTGCGGTATGTGGACCACCGACGATGATGCCGCGCTACGTTGAGCAGCTCGGTTGTGAAGTATTCTATCAGCTTGACCGGATACTTTTCGAAGTGGACGTAGTAAACATGCTTCGAGTCCAGACCGAGCGGATTTCGTCGAGTGCTTTCCCTTCGGTTCGCGAGTACCGAATGCTGTACGGTTTGACCCGGGAGCGTCTAGCGAAGCTGGACCAGAATGTTGTCATCACCCACCCTGGACCGGTGAACTGGGGGGTGGAGATGGATTTCGAGGTTTCGGAGTTGCCCCAAGCGCTGATTCTGCATCAGGTGACCAACGGCGTCGCGGTGCGGATGGCGGTCTTGTATCTTCTGGCTGGAGGAGGTACAGTTGCCGAGTGA